The region AATGAGAAATTGTAACTAATGGTTCAATTCCATATTTGTGAAGTTCATCAAATACATTGTCATAAAATTGTAATCCCTTTTCGTTTGGCTCTTTATCATCACCATTTGGAAATATTCTCGACCATGCAATTGAAAGTCTAAAAGTTTTAAAACCCATTTCTGCAAATAATTTAATATCATCTTTATATCTGTGGTAAAAATCTATACCTATGAGCTTCATATTATCTTCTGTTGGCTCTGAGGTTATAGGTCCTCTTATACCCTTTGGCATTATATCTTGAATTGATAATCCTTTACCATCTTCATTATATGCTCCTTCAAATTGGTTCGCAGCTGTGGCTCCTCCCCATAAAAATCCTTGTGGAAACTTAACTCCCATAATTTATTCCTCCTTATTATACTGTATTTACTATGTCATATTTTTCCCTTAATAACTTAAAACAATACTATACTTTCAAAACAGAATTACAGCTAAAAGTGATTCTTTACAATTCCTCACCATTAGATGCAATAACTTTTTTATACCAATCAAAAGACTTTTTCTTAGATCTCTTAAGTGTTCCATTTCCTTCGTTATCTTTATCTACATAAATAAATCCATAACGCTTTTTCATTTCTCCAGTTGTGAATGACACCAAATCAATACATCCCCAAGGAGTATAACCCATCAAATCCACTCCATCTAATTGGACAGCCTTTTCCATTTCCGTAATATGGGATCTTAAATAATCAATTCTATAATCATCATTACAAGAACCATCTTCTTCTTTAACATCCACAGCACCAAACCCATTTTCTACAACAAATAGTGGTAATTCATATCTCTCATATAGCATATTTAATGAATACCTAAGTCCAACTGGATCAATCTGCCATCCCCAATCTGATGCTTTTACATATGGATTTTTAACACTTGCGCTTGATCCAACAACTGAATTTTCATCTTTAGTATTAACTCCAGATTTAACGACATCAGACATATAATAGCTGAAACCTATATAATCTACAGTTCCTTCTTTTAATATCTCAGCATCACCTGGCTCCATTTTTATATTATAACCTTTTCTTTCCCATTCCTTTAACGCATACGAAGAATAATGACCTCTACAGTGTACATCTGCAAAGAAATAACGATCATGCATAGCTTCAACTTGAAGCATCATGTCATCTGGATTACAAGAAAAAGGATAGATAGGAACAAAAGCAACCATACATCCAATCTTAAAATCAGGATTAATTTCGTGACCTTTTTTAACTGTTAATGCACTAGCAACAAGCTCATGATGAACTGCCTGGTACATTACTTCCTCTCTATTTTCATTTTCCTTAAACAATATTCCTGAACATGTCCATGCAAATATACCATTGTCTGTGTTCTTTTGATTGTTAATTTCATTAAATGTCATCCAGTACTTAACTTTATTCTTATAACGCTCCATTACTGTAGTTGCATAGCGTACAAAGAAATCAACAACTTTACGATTACGCCACCCACCATATTTTTTAACTAAATAATATGGCATTTCAAAGTGACTTAATGTAATAACGGGTTCAATTCCATATTTTAATAATTCATCAAACATATCATCATAAAATTTTAATCCTTCTTCATTTGGCTCTACTTCATCGCCATTAGGGAAAATACGTGTCCATGCTATGCTTGTTCTGAAACATTTGAAACCCATTTCTGCAAACAAAGCAATGTCGTCTTTATAATGCCCATAAAAATCAATTGCTTCATGATTAGGATAATTTTTTCCTTCAATTATTCCATCTGTAATTTCTCTTGGAATGCCATGTGCACCAGCAGTCATAACATCTGCTACACTAGGTCCTTTTCCTCCTTTATTCCATCCACCTTCTAATTGATGTGCTGCAACAGCTCCACCCCACAAAAAGCCTTCATTCATTCTCATTATAACACTTCCCATTCACAAATATTCATTATTGTTCTGTATATGAACATATTATAATATTTTGTTCATTTAGTCAATGTAAAATTCATGTCATTTTTTATGCGTAAATTATTCTAAGCCTGTCATCAAAAAAATTAACTTTTGAATCGGTTATAACAGTAAGTTCATCAAGTTTAGCATAAGTATAAAATTTTCTCACGTCAAACTTAGAGTTATCTGCAAGCACATAGCAACGCTGAGATGATTTTATAACCGCTTTCTTTAGATTTACATCCATTAAGGTATTTGTTTTAAACCCTCCAATAGAATCAATTCCAAGAGTACCTAAAAAAGAAATATTAAAATTCATCATACCTATTTTTTCTTCTGCATCTTCGCTTACCACTAAATTTCTTTCTTTATCCGCATAGCCACCTAGTATATAAGCATCCATGTCATTATTAATAAGCTTCTGTATATGTTTTATTCCATTAGTAACCACAGTAACATTCTTTGCTGTTATATAATCTATTAGATAGTATGCGGTAGAACCAGCATCTATAAAAATAAAATCATTATCTTTTATTAGCGATGCTGCTTTTTTAGCTATCTTTTTCTTTTCTTCTTTATTTGTAACAAAAATTTTCTCTATAATTTCTTTTGTTATCTCTTCATCCTCAACTATTTGTGCTCCGCCTCTTACCCTTTTGACAAGGTTCTTCTTTTCCATTTCTATAAGGTCACGTCTCACAGTTGACCTTGATATATTAAAAGCCTCCATCAACTCTTCCACGCTTGCAGCTTCATTTTGCTTTAAATATTTCAGAATTTTTTCCCATCTTTCAAGTATTACCATTTTTATCACCCATTACGATTCAAATTGTTCATTATATGAATAAAATGTTATCATTCTATTCATGCATTGTCAATTCTATATACTCCTATTGCGGTTTTTTAAAATAATATAATTTGCCATCCTCAATTGAATACTCAAGCAAATTTTTGTTATATAGACATGATACAAAAGCAGAAACTGCCGAAAAATTTATATGATATTGATTAAAATCCATAGACAAATCATTCAATATGGCTAAATTCTCAAGTATATCTTCCCTAGTTAAAGGTTGGTCTAAAAGCTCCATTATCTGATTTTTATAATTTTGTATGTTCCTAAGGTTAGAATCTACAATTTTTAAAATTTCTTCTTTTTCTACAGCTCTATTAGAATGGCTTATTACAAAATAATCCGCATCAATTTCTCTTATTTTATTTAAAGTTTCCTCCTCCATATCTATATCATAAAGGTATGGAAGTGAATATTTTTTTAGAGTTTCAGGAGAAAATATACTATCTCCTAAAAAGCACACCTTTTCCCTAGTAATTATTCCAATTAAGTCTATTGTATGACCTCCAAGGTTTATTATTTCAAATTTTTCATCATTTATTTTGCTTTCACCTTCACTTAAAACCTCATCCACCATAAATGGCTTGTTGCTTTTGTGAAGTTCCCTTATAGCACTTGCCCCAAAAAGACCTGTAGGATACAAATGAGTATTCTCCATACTTACTTTTTCCTTTTGAGAAGCATATACAATACACCCTGGATAATTATTTTGAAAATA is a window of Clostridium pasteurianum DNA encoding:
- a CDS encoding 6-phospho-beta-glucosidase produces the protein MRMNEGFLWGGAVAAHQLEGGWNKGGKGPSVADVMTAGAHGIPREITDGIIEGKNYPNHEAIDFYGHYKDDIALFAEMGFKCFRTSIAWTRIFPNGDEVEPNEEGLKFYDDMFDELLKYGIEPVITLSHFEMPYYLVKKYGGWRNRKVVDFFVRYATTVMERYKNKVKYWMTFNEINNQKNTDNGIFAWTCSGILFKENENREEVMYQAVHHELVASALTVKKGHEINPDFKIGCMVAFVPIYPFSCNPDDMMLQVEAMHDRYFFADVHCRGHYSSYALKEWERKGYNIKMEPGDAEILKEGTVDYIGFSYYMSDVVKSGVNTKDENSVVGSSASVKNPYVKASDWGWQIDPVGLRYSLNMLYERYELPLFVVENGFGAVDVKEEDGSCNDDYRIDYLRSHITEMEKAVQLDGVDLMGYTPWGCIDLVSFTTGEMKKRYGFIYVDKDNEGNGTLKRSKKKSFDWYKKVIASNGEEL
- a CDS encoding DeoR/GlpR family DNA-binding transcription regulator — protein: MVILERWEKILKYLKQNEAASVEELMEAFNISRSTVRRDLIEMEKKNLVKRVRGGAQIVEDEEITKEIIEKIFVTNKEEKKKIAKKAASLIKDNDFIFIDAGSTAYYLIDYITAKNVTVVTNGIKHIQKLINNDMDAYILGGYADKERNLVVSEDAEEKIGMMNFNISFLGTLGIDSIGGFKTNTLMDVNLKKAVIKSSQRCYVLADNSKFDVRKFYTYAKLDELTVITDSKVNFFDDRLRIIYA
- a CDS encoding MBL fold metallo-hydrolase; protein product: MKLEKIKGNTYYINAPTNIGVYVFKNKNCLLVDTGMNNTDARKIDEVLIENGLHPKYIINTHHHLDHCGGNIYFQNNYPGCIVYASQKEKVSMENTHLYPTGLFGASAIRELHKSNKPFMVDEVLSEGESKINDEKFEIINLGGHTIDLIGIITREKVCFLGDSIFSPETLKKYSLPYLYDIDMEEETLNKIREIDADYFVISHSNRAVEKEEILKIVDSNLRNIQNYKNQIMELLDQPLTREDILENLAILNDLSMDFNQYHINFSAVSAFVSCLYNKNLLEYSIEDGKLYYFKKPQ